The Novosphingobium sp. THN1 genome includes a window with the following:
- a CDS encoding LysR family transcriptional regulator, giving the protein MRFDGLDLNLLVALEALIEERNVSNAARRLHLTQPAVTGALNRLRDYFQDDLLVLQGRRMQPTPKAEALSGPVKRALLQIRGEITRAGTFDPATSSRHFLIIASDYAFTIVLADAIAKCSASAPGVTFEIIPPSSSAGERLERAEVDLCLTVMPYANARYPTRELWRDTDVIISWEGAGYGAITEDVFFGAGHAVSTFGPDRRPSVTDSHIATFGRDRRIEVLLPGFADLCRAVVGTKRLATMHRAYAEHLAQHNPIRIHETWAPFPEVVEVAQWHKVRESDTGVHWLLGLLSAQIAGQPAA; this is encoded by the coding sequence ATGCGGTTCGACGGCCTTGACCTTAATCTGCTGGTGGCGCTCGAGGCGCTGATCGAAGAGCGGAACGTCTCGAACGCAGCGCGTCGGCTGCACCTGACGCAGCCTGCCGTGACCGGTGCGCTCAACCGCTTGCGCGATTATTTCCAGGACGATCTGCTGGTCTTGCAGGGCCGCCGGATGCAGCCGACGCCCAAGGCCGAAGCCCTCAGTGGCCCGGTCAAACGAGCGCTCCTGCAGATCAGGGGCGAGATTACGCGCGCCGGAACGTTCGATCCGGCTACGTCCTCGCGCCACTTCCTGATCATCGCGTCGGACTATGCCTTCACCATCGTCCTGGCCGATGCGATCGCGAAGTGTTCGGCCAGTGCCCCGGGCGTCACGTTCGAAATCATCCCGCCCAGCAGTTCCGCCGGTGAGCGGCTGGAGCGCGCCGAAGTCGACCTGTGCCTCACCGTCATGCCCTATGCCAACGCGCGCTATCCCACGCGCGAACTGTGGCGCGACACCGACGTCATCATCAGCTGGGAAGGCGCGGGCTATGGCGCCATCACCGAGGACGTGTTCTTCGGTGCCGGCCATGCCGTGTCCACTTTCGGCCCTGATCGCCGCCCTTCCGTGACCGATAGCCACATCGCCACTTTCGGGCGCGATCGTCGCATCGAAGTGCTGCTCCCCGGATTTGCCGATCTGTGCCGGGCCGTGGTTGGCACCAAGCGCCTGGCCACGATGCACCGCGCCTATGCCGAGCATCTCGCCCAGCACAACCCGATCCGCATCCACGAAACCTGGGCCCCCTTCCCCGAGGTCGTCGAAGTGGCGCAGTGGCACAAGGTGCGCGAAAGCGACACCGGGGTGCATTGGTTGCTCGGTCTCCTGTCAGCCCAGATTGCGGGTCAACCCGCGGCCTGA
- a CDS encoding aromatic ring-hydroxylating dioxygenase subunit alpha, which yields MGRAPIGRTILDVPLVLYRTEAGAPVAMYGVCPHRYFPLAKGRVEGDAVVCGYHGFRFEADGKCSAIPSQGTSAGFCQPTYPVVERGPLCWIWMGDRDLLDPDLIPPYDDFGLGQEGWHFSSANHFVVKGRAQLLIDNLMDLTHLPYLHWHIPGGDAMKAMPMREEERERSYRLIRTGKLPWSSFNDDMWGAENRYEGLADWESVTDFYGPELIRTNMPLFTAVPGHDTVPPELGHLHILHGMTPETANSTHYFGFATRNFRLGDAKLDAFQLESDSRIRQQDIEAIEAIEPVAETACQIQRELLVKADGPAVKVRRRIEQMLEAEA from the coding sequence GTGGGGCGTGCGCCAATCGGCCGCACGATTCTGGACGTGCCGCTGGTGCTTTATCGCACCGAGGCTGGCGCGCCGGTTGCGATGTACGGCGTCTGCCCGCATCGCTATTTCCCGCTTGCCAAAGGGCGGGTCGAAGGAGACGCCGTCGTCTGCGGCTATCACGGTTTCCGGTTCGAGGCTGACGGCAAATGCAGCGCAATTCCCTCACAGGGGACCTCGGCCGGCTTCTGCCAGCCGACCTATCCGGTGGTGGAGCGTGGCCCGCTGTGCTGGATCTGGATGGGTGACCGGGATCTCCTCGACCCTGATCTGATCCCGCCATACGACGATTTCGGTCTGGGCCAGGAGGGCTGGCATTTCAGTTCGGCCAACCATTTCGTGGTAAAGGGCCGGGCGCAATTGCTGATCGACAACCTGATGGACCTTACTCATCTGCCCTACCTGCACTGGCACATCCCCGGCGGTGATGCGATGAAGGCCATGCCGATGCGCGAGGAGGAGCGCGAGCGCAGCTACCGCCTGATCCGCACCGGCAAGCTGCCGTGGAGTTCCTTCAATGACGACATGTGGGGCGCTGAAAACCGCTACGAAGGACTGGCCGACTGGGAGTCCGTCACCGATTTCTACGGTCCCGAACTGATCCGCACGAACATGCCGCTGTTCACCGCCGTGCCCGGCCACGATACTGTCCCGCCGGAACTGGGCCATCTGCACATCCTGCATGGCATGACGCCCGAAACCGCGAACTCGACGCATTACTTCGGCTTCGCCACGCGCAATTTCCGGCTTGGCGATGCAAAGCTCGATGCGTTCCAGCTGGAATCCGACAGCCGCATCCGCCAGCAGGACATCGAGGCGATCGAAGCGATCGAGCCTGTGGCCGAAACGGCCTGCCAGATCCAGCGTGAACTGCTGGTCAAGGCTGACGGCCCGGCAGTCAAGGTGCGGCGGCGGATCGAGCAGATGCTTGAGGCCGAAGCATGA
- a CDS encoding aminotransferase, producing the protein MTEPQSHLHPIYAEMPVTIFEHMSGLARDLGAINLGQGFPDGPPPAELLRALSHASLEKSHQYPPMAGLPELRNAVAAFYARTQGLDLAPESVVVTSGATEAVASAILAVVAPGDEVLLFAPAYDAYAPLVRRAGGTPVFVALKPPVWAFDAATIAAAITPRTRAIVLNDPLNPTGTVASPADLAMLAGLCVAHDLFAICDEVWENVRFDGRAHASLLAQPGMVQRAVKIGSAGKIFGATGWKVGWIVGAPEVAAVVGRAHQFLTFTTPPMLQWAVAEALSDPAIAQGCLAQWSVTRDRLIAGLKQQGFCVLDNVATWFTCIDLPASGIALVDRTFSERAVREAGVASIPISALWEGDGRPDHIVRLCHCKNAAMLDDAVDRLGRWRTELRRAS; encoded by the coding sequence ATGACCGAACCGCAATCGCACCTGCACCCGATCTATGCCGAAATGCCGGTGACCATCTTCGAGCATATGTCCGGCCTTGCCCGCGATCTGGGCGCGATCAATCTGGGGCAGGGGTTTCCCGACGGGCCTCCGCCGGCCGAGTTGCTGCGCGCATTGTCCCATGCCTCGCTGGAGAAATCGCATCAGTATCCGCCAATGGCCGGGCTGCCTGAACTGCGCAACGCGGTGGCAGCCTTCTATGCGCGCACGCAAGGCCTTGATCTTGCGCCGGAAAGCGTCGTGGTGACTTCAGGCGCGACCGAGGCGGTGGCTTCGGCCATCCTGGCGGTGGTTGCGCCCGGTGACGAGGTTCTGCTGTTCGCGCCCGCCTATGATGCCTATGCGCCGCTGGTCCGCCGCGCAGGGGGCACGCCGGTGTTTGTCGCGCTCAAGCCGCCAGTCTGGGCGTTCGACGCCGCCACGATCGCCGCGGCGATCACGCCCCGGACGCGGGCGATTGTCCTCAACGATCCGCTCAACCCCACCGGAACGGTGGCGTCACCCGCTGACCTTGCCATGCTGGCGGGCCTGTGCGTCGCGCATGATCTTTTCGCGATCTGCGACGAGGTCTGGGAGAACGTGCGCTTCGATGGCCGGGCGCATGCGTCGCTTTTGGCCCAGCCGGGCATGGTACAGCGGGCGGTGAAGATCGGCTCTGCGGGCAAGATCTTTGGCGCAACCGGGTGGAAGGTAGGCTGGATCGTGGGCGCCCCCGAAGTGGCTGCGGTGGTCGGCCGCGCGCATCAGTTCCTGACTTTCACCACCCCGCCGATGCTACAATGGGCCGTGGCCGAAGCGCTTTCCGATCCGGCGATCGCACAGGGCTGCCTTGCGCAATGGTCGGTCACGCGAGACCGGCTGATCGCAGGCTTGAAGCAGCAGGGTTTCTGCGTGCTGGACAACGTGGCGACGTGGTTCACCTGCATCGACCTGCCAGCTTCGGGCATAGCGCTGGTTGACCGGACGTTCAGCGAAAGGGCCGTGCGTGAAGCGGGCGTTGCCTCGATCCCCATCTCGGCGCTGTGGGAAGGGGACGGACGGCCCGATCACATCGTCAGGCTGTGCCATTGCAAGAACGCGGCGATGCTCGACGATGCGGTGGATCGGCTCGGCCGGTGGCGGACGGAATTGCGCCGGGCCTCATAA
- a CDS encoding acyl-CoA dehydrogenase yields the protein MAGMVPFDWEDALGLDSLLTDDERMIRDAARSFAQDRLAPRVIDAFANEHTDPEIFREMGSQGLLGVTLPEDYGCANAGYVSYGLVAREVERIDSGYRSMMSVQSSLVMFPIFEYGSEDQRRKYLPKLATGEWIGCFGLTEPDAGSDPGGMRTVARKVDGGYVLNGAKTWISNAPIADVFVVWAKSEAHGGGIRGFVLEKGMKGLSAPKIENKVSLRASITGMIVMDDVFVPEEALLPNVQGLKGPFGCLNRARYGISWGALGAAEFCYHAARQYGLDRHQFGRPLAGTQLYQKKLADMLTEITLGLHASLQVGRLMDAGRFAPEMISIVKRNNVGKALDIARMARDMHGGNGISGEYQVIRHMVNLETVNTYEGTHDVHALILGRAITGIAAF from the coding sequence ATGGCAGGCATGGTACCGTTCGATTGGGAAGATGCATTGGGGCTGGACAGCCTGCTGACCGACGATGAACGGATGATCCGCGATGCCGCACGCAGCTTCGCGCAAGACCGCCTTGCCCCGCGCGTCATCGATGCATTCGCCAACGAGCATACCGATCCCGAGATTTTCCGCGAGATGGGTAGCCAGGGCCTGCTTGGCGTGACCCTGCCCGAGGACTACGGCTGCGCCAACGCCGGTTACGTGTCCTATGGCCTCGTCGCGCGCGAGGTGGAGCGGATCGATTCCGGCTACCGCTCGATGATGAGCGTGCAGTCCAGCCTCGTGATGTTTCCGATCTTCGAGTACGGCTCGGAGGACCAACGGCGCAAGTATCTGCCAAAGCTGGCCACCGGCGAATGGATCGGCTGCTTCGGGCTGACCGAGCCTGACGCGGGGTCTGACCCGGGCGGGATGCGCACGGTAGCCCGGAAGGTCGATGGAGGCTATGTGCTGAACGGCGCAAAGACCTGGATTTCCAACGCACCGATTGCCGATGTCTTCGTCGTCTGGGCCAAGAGCGAGGCGCATGGCGGCGGCATCCGCGGCTTCGTGCTGGAAAAGGGCATGAAAGGCCTGTCAGCGCCGAAGATCGAGAACAAGGTCAGCTTGCGCGCCTCGATCACGGGGATGATCGTGATGGACGATGTCTTCGTCCCCGAAGAGGCGCTGCTGCCAAACGTGCAGGGCCTGAAAGGACCGTTCGGCTGCCTCAACCGTGCGCGCTATGGCATCTCATGGGGGGCGCTGGGCGCAGCGGAGTTCTGCTACCACGCAGCGCGGCAATACGGGCTTGATCGCCATCAGTTCGGCCGCCCGCTGGCGGGGACGCAGCTTTACCAGAAGAAGCTGGCCGACATGCTGACGGAAATCACGCTGGGCCTTCACGCCTCGCTGCAGGTCGGCCGCCTTATGGACGCGGGCAGGTTCGCGCCCGAAATGATCTCCATCGTCAAGCGCAACAACGTCGGCAAGGCGCTCGACATCGCCCGCATGGCGCGCGACATGCACGGCGGCAATGGCATCTCCGGCGAATATCAGGTGATCCGTCACATGGTGAACCTCGAAACGGTGAACACCTACGAGGGCACGCACGATGTCCACGCGCTGATCCTGGGCCGCGCGATCACCGGGATCGCGGCGTTCTGA
- the cobA gene encoding uroporphyrinogen-III C-methyltransferase, with amino-acid sequence MSDFPAGSVWLVGAGPGDPELLTRKAERLIATASMIFHDALVSPGVLALAAPGASLVHVGKRSGRHSKAQETIDSLIVEAALAGHRVVRLKGGDPAIFGRATEELHACRAAGVAVQICPGVTAASGAAASLGASLTLRGLARKLTFVTAHVRAGEALSLDWASLADPEATLAVYMGKSSAGAVSRGLIEAGLPGDTPVALVEAASLPEERQFHTRLDLLPLVARTALGDGPALLLIGQAMARRDGVTATSSAAFTLTS; translated from the coding sequence ATGAGCGATTTTCCAGCGGGTTCGGTGTGGCTCGTCGGTGCCGGTCCGGGCGATCCCGAACTGCTTACGCGCAAGGCGGAGCGGCTGATTGCAACGGCCAGCATGATCTTCCACGATGCGCTGGTTTCCCCCGGAGTTTTGGCGCTGGCCGCACCGGGTGCGAGCCTGGTCCATGTCGGCAAACGCTCGGGGCGGCATTCCAAGGCGCAGGAGACGATCGACAGCCTGATCGTGGAAGCCGCGCTGGCGGGGCACCGCGTCGTCCGCCTCAAAGGTGGGGACCCGGCGATATTCGGCCGGGCGACTGAAGAGCTTCACGCCTGCCGCGCGGCGGGCGTGGCGGTGCAGATCTGTCCCGGCGTGACTGCCGCCAGTGGCGCTGCGGCCAGCCTCGGGGCCTCGCTCACCCTGCGCGGCCTCGCTCGCAAGCTGACTTTCGTGACTGCGCATGTCCGCGCGGGCGAAGCCCTTTCGCTCGATTGGGCCTCGCTGGCCGATCCCGAAGCGACGCTGGCGGTCTATATGGGCAAGTCCTCGGCCGGCGCGGTGTCACGCGGGCTGATCGAGGCCGGGCTTCCCGGCGATACACCGGTTGCATTGGTTGAGGCGGCCAGCCTTCCCGAAGAGCGCCAGTTCCACACGCGGCTCGATCTGCTGCCGCTGGTGGCGCGCACGGCGCTTGGCGATGGCCCGGCGCTGCTACTGATCGGTCAGGCCATGGCGCGGCGCGATGGCGTGACCGCCACAAGCAGCGCCGCGTTCACGCTGACCTCGTGA
- a CDS encoding molybdopterin-dependent oxidoreductase, whose product MKQVRTTCAYCGVGCGIRAEVTGERAVTIKGDREHPANFGRLCSKGTHLGETVGLEGRLLHPMIGNARAGWDEALHQVAARMRDCIERHGPDSVALYVSGQLLTEDYYVANKLMKGFVGSANIDTNSRLCMASAVAAHNRAFGEDVVPVTYDDLDEADLILLVGSNTAWCHPVIWQRIEAAREARGTKIVVIDPRRTETAEQADLHVPVQPDGDVALFNALLAEMDRRGLADPVPAMGDHGVPPETFDALADLVAAHPCMVTVFSMGANQSVAGTDKGNAIINLHLALGRINAPGMGPFSMTGQPNAMGGREVGGLANMLACHLGFSENELSDAAAFWQAPRMCSGPGLKAVDLFRAVHDGRVKFLWVMATNPAVSMPDAGFVREALAKCETLVVSDVIADTDTARLAHIRLPALAWGEKDGTVTNSERRVSRQRALFAAPGEARADWAIIADVAQAMGFAGFAWPNAAAVFREYAAMTALSVKHGKVLDLTAHAGIADADYEALEPFNWGGRHPLQGREMKIVPVEPRTRAAEPRFPLRLNTGRYRDQWHTMTRTGLSPTLAQHRREPLLEVHPADAAAAGIADGALARVVSASGSSVFRVGVTDAQGRGQIFVPMHWTDAMASGGRGNLLPDQSVDPVSGQPGFKNNACRIEPVSSEWRGFLVRREPIAPEGLVWWSRSAIAGGWLYELAGNGAVDADALLPAGNRSEAVDLARGMRRLAVVDGSGAMAGALFITRTGQLPPREWIAAQLGSSGALLPELLAARPSAPAPDRGPVVCVCHGIGTNRILAEAEQGAVTVTEVGRACGAGTNCGSCRPAIARLLREWNETCEEAAQ is encoded by the coding sequence TTGAAGCAGGTTCGCACCACCTGCGCCTATTGCGGCGTCGGCTGCGGCATTCGCGCCGAGGTGACGGGGGAGCGCGCGGTCACGATCAAGGGCGACCGCGAGCATCCCGCCAACTTCGGCAGGCTCTGTTCCAAGGGCACGCATCTGGGCGAGACGGTTGGGCTGGAAGGGCGCCTGCTGCATCCGATGATCGGCAATGCCCGCGCCGGGTGGGACGAAGCGCTCCACCAAGTTGCCGCCAGGATGCGCGATTGCATCGAACGCCATGGGCCTGACAGCGTGGCGCTTTACGTCTCCGGCCAGCTGCTGACCGAGGACTACTATGTCGCCAACAAGCTGATGAAGGGCTTCGTCGGCAGCGCCAACATCGACACCAACAGCCGCCTGTGCATGGCCAGCGCCGTCGCCGCGCACAACCGCGCCTTCGGCGAGGACGTGGTGCCGGTCACCTACGATGATCTCGACGAAGCGGACCTGATCCTGCTTGTCGGCTCGAACACGGCATGGTGCCACCCGGTGATCTGGCAGAGGATCGAGGCTGCGCGGGAGGCGCGGGGCACGAAGATCGTGGTGATCGATCCGCGCCGCACCGAAACTGCCGAACAGGCCGATCTTCACGTGCCGGTTCAGCCGGATGGCGACGTAGCGCTGTTCAACGCGTTGCTGGCGGAGATGGATCGGCGCGGCCTTGCCGATCCGGTCCCGGCCATGGGCGACCATGGCGTCCCGCCCGAAACCTTCGACGCACTGGCCGATCTTGTCGCCGCGCACCCGTGCATGGTCACGGTGTTCTCGATGGGCGCAAACCAGTCGGTTGCCGGGACCGACAAGGGCAACGCGATCATCAACCTGCACCTCGCCTTGGGCCGGATCAATGCGCCGGGCATGGGGCCGTTCTCGATGACAGGGCAGCCCAACGCCATGGGCGGGCGCGAGGTGGGCGGGCTGGCCAATATGCTGGCCTGCCATCTCGGCTTTTCCGAAAACGAACTGTCCGATGCCGCCGCGTTCTGGCAGGCTCCGCGCATGTGCAGCGGCCCCGGGCTCAAGGCCGTGGACCTGTTCCGCGCCGTGCACGATGGCCGCGTCAAGTTCCTGTGGGTGATGGCCACCAATCCCGCCGTTTCGATGCCCGATGCCGGCTTCGTGCGCGAAGCCTTGGCCAAGTGCGAGACGCTGGTCGTATCGGACGTGATCGCCGATACAGATACGGCACGGCTCGCCCACATCCGCCTGCCCGCGCTGGCCTGGGGCGAGAAGGACGGCACCGTCACCAATTCCGAACGACGTGTAAGCCGCCAGCGCGCTCTGTTTGCCGCGCCGGGTGAGGCGAGGGCCGATTGGGCGATCATTGCCGACGTTGCCCAGGCCATGGGCTTTGCTGGATTTGCCTGGCCCAACGCCGCCGCCGTGTTCCGCGAATACGCCGCGATGACTGCGCTTTCGGTAAAGCACGGCAAGGTTCTCGACCTGACTGCGCATGCCGGGATTGCCGACGCAGACTATGAAGCGCTTGAGCCGTTCAACTGGGGCGGACGCCATCCGCTGCAGGGCCGCGAGATGAAGATCGTGCCGGTAGAGCCGCGCACTCGCGCCGCTGAACCCCGGTTCCCGCTGCGCCTCAACACCGGGCGCTATCGCGACCAGTGGCACACGATGACGCGCACCGGGCTTTCGCCGACGCTGGCCCAGCACCGCCGCGAACCGCTGCTGGAAGTGCATCCTGCCGATGCTGCTGCGGCAGGCATTGCCGATGGCGCGCTTGCCCGCGTGGTCTCGGCATCGGGCAGTTCGGTGTTCCGCGTGGGCGTGACCGATGCGCAGGGTCGGGGCCAGATCTTCGTGCCGATGCACTGGACCGATGCCATGGCCAGCGGCGGGCGCGGCAACCTCCTTCCGGATCAATCGGTCGATCCGGTGTCGGGCCAGCCTGGCTTCAAGAACAATGCCTGCCGGATCGAACCGGTCAGCAGCGAATGGCGCGGATTTCTCGTCCGCCGTGAACCGATCGCGCCCGAAGGCCTTGTTTGGTGGAGCCGATCGGCGATCGCTGGCGGTTGGCTCTATGAGCTTGCCGGCAATGGCGCTGTCGATGCCGATGCCCTGTTGCCCGCCGGCAATCGCAGCGAGGCGGTCGATCTGGCGCGGGGCATGCGCCGTCTTGCCGTGGTCGATGGCAGCGGTGCGATGGCCGGAGCGCTGTTCATCACCCGCACCGGGCAATTGCCGCCGCGTGAGTGGATCGCGGCGCAACTGGGTTCGAGCGGTGCTCTCCTGCCCGAACTGCTGGCCGCGCGGCCCAGCGCGCCTGCGCCGGATCGCGGCCCGGTGGTCTGCGTCTGCCATGGCATCGGCACAAACCGGATTCTCGCCGAGGCAGAGCAGGGCGCGGTGACCGTGACGGAAGTGGGCAGGGCCTGTGGCGCGGGGACCAACTGCGGTTCGTGCCGCCCGGCCATCGCCCGGCTGCTGCGCGAATGGAACGAGACATGCGAGGAGGCAGCGCAATGA
- the nirD gene encoding nitrite reductase small subunit NirD, whose translation MIGEWLDIGHVDQITPGTARTLPVVGSDEIAVFRTLKNEFYALVNKCPHKQGPLSQGIVHGNVVTCPLHNWNISLKTGEALGEDKGCVPTVPMKVDAGRMYLLRSAVVGKRAA comes from the coding sequence ATGATCGGCGAATGGCTCGACATCGGTCACGTTGACCAGATCACCCCCGGCACCGCACGCACGCTGCCGGTGGTGGGATCGGACGAGATTGCGGTGTTCCGCACGCTCAAGAACGAGTTCTACGCGCTGGTGAACAAGTGCCCGCACAAGCAGGGGCCGCTGTCACAGGGCATCGTCCACGGCAATGTCGTCACCTGCCCGCTGCACAACTGGAACATTTCGCTCAAGACCGGAGAGGCGCTGGGCGAGGATAAGGGGTGCGTACCCACAGTGCCGATGAAGGTCGATGCCGGGCGCATGTACCTGCTGCGCTCGGCCGTGGTCGGGAAGCGCGCCGCTTGA
- the nirB gene encoding nitrite reductase large subunit NirB, producing the protein MEKDRTAPVKERLVVIGNGMAGCRAVEEILARDPARFDVTIFGAEPRVNYNRIMLSPVLAGEKAFEDIVINGDDWYADNGITLVSGDPVVSIDRATQTVVAKSGRVEPYDRLLIATGSDPFIIPVPGKDLAGVVTFRDLDDVDKMLAAAERGGSAVVIGGGLLGLEAAHGLSLRGMKVTVVHLMPTLMERQLDEAAGYLLKTELERRGQTIVTGGDTAEIIGKDGHVAGVKLKDGREFAADIVVMAVGIRPATGLAKAAGLNVERGVVVDDHMITSDPAIMAVGECVQHRGACYGLVVPLWDMCRALADAACEMPSGYGGSVTSTKLKVSGIDLFSAGDFSGGDGAEDIVMRDAARGLYKRVVVKGNKLVGAVLYGDTADGNWYFDLLKKGEDISDIREALIFGQAFSSGGAPLDPNAAVAALSDDAEICGCNGVSKGKVIETINAGACSLDAVRSTCKASASCGSCTGLVESLLAITLGGEVQSGPKTLCKCTSFSHDDVRRLIIEKSLKAIPQVMQELHWTTPDGCSSCRPALNYYLLCAWPGEYEDDQKSRFVNERLHANIQKDGTYSVVPRMWGGLTNPRELRAIADVVEKYNAPMVKVTGGQRLDIFGIRKEDLPAVWADLNAAGMVSGHAYGKSLRTVKTCVGSEWCRFGTQDSTGLGVKLERMTWGSWMPHKFKIAVSGCPRNCAEATIKDFGVVCVDSGYELHVGGNGGIKVRATDLLCKVTTEAEAMDVCAAFIQLYREQAHYLERTAPWIERVGLDHVKSGLFDDPDSVKRLAARFRYSQTFCQDDPWAERVAGKDADLHQHLAEVRPLSITEFAA; encoded by the coding sequence ATGGAAAAGGACCGGACTGCGCCCGTGAAGGAGCGGCTGGTGGTGATTGGCAACGGCATGGCCGGGTGCCGCGCCGTCGAGGAGATCCTTGCCCGCGATCCTGCGCGCTTCGACGTGACGATCTTCGGCGCGGAACCGCGGGTGAACTACAACCGCATCATGCTCTCGCCGGTCCTTGCAGGCGAAAAGGCATTCGAGGACATCGTCATCAACGGTGACGACTGGTACGCCGACAACGGCATCACGCTGGTTTCCGGCGATCCGGTCGTCTCGATCGACCGCGCAACACAGACGGTCGTGGCCAAGTCCGGCCGGGTCGAACCCTACGACCGGCTTTTGATCGCCACCGGCTCCGATCCGTTCATCATCCCGGTGCCCGGCAAGGATCTGGCGGGTGTGGTCACGTTCCGCGACCTGGATGACGTCGACAAGATGTTGGCTGCCGCCGAAAGGGGCGGTTCAGCCGTGGTGATCGGCGGTGGCCTGCTCGGGCTGGAGGCAGCGCATGGCCTCTCGCTGCGCGGCATGAAGGTCACCGTCGTTCACTTGATGCCGACGCTGATGGAGCGCCAACTTGATGAAGCGGCCGGTTACCTGCTCAAGACCGAACTGGAACGCCGCGGCCAGACCATCGTGACCGGTGGCGATACCGCCGAGATCATCGGCAAGGACGGCCATGTTGCCGGGGTGAAGCTCAAGGACGGGCGCGAGTTTGCGGCTGACATCGTGGTCATGGCGGTCGGCATCCGTCCGGCGACCGGCCTCGCCAAGGCAGCGGGCCTGAATGTCGAGCGCGGCGTGGTGGTTGACGACCACATGATCACCAGCGACCCCGCGATCATGGCGGTGGGCGAATGCGTGCAGCACCGCGGGGCCTGCTATGGCCTGGTCGTGCCGCTGTGGGACATGTGCCGCGCGCTGGCCGATGCAGCCTGCGAAATGCCCAGCGGATATGGAGGTTCAGTAACCTCGACCAAGCTCAAGGTTTCTGGAATCGACCTGTTTTCTGCAGGTGACTTTTCGGGCGGAGATGGCGCGGAGGACATCGTCATGCGCGATGCCGCGCGCGGGCTCTACAAGCGCGTTGTCGTAAAGGGCAACAAGCTCGTCGGCGCGGTGCTTTATGGCGATACCGCCGATGGCAACTGGTACTTCGACCTGCTGAAGAAGGGCGAGGACATTTCCGATATCCGCGAGGCGCTGATCTTCGGTCAGGCCTTTTCCAGCGGAGGCGCCCCGCTGGACCCTAATGCCGCCGTTGCAGCCCTTTCGGACGACGCAGAAATCTGCGGCTGCAACGGCGTTTCCAAGGGCAAGGTCATCGAGACCATCAACGCAGGCGCGTGCAGCCTCGATGCCGTGCGCAGCACCTGCAAGGCTTCGGCCTCTTGCGGGTCCTGCACCGGCCTCGTCGAAAGTCTGCTGGCGATCACATTGGGCGGTGAAGTTCAGTCGGGTCCGAAGACGTTGTGCAAGTGCACCAGCTTCAGCCACGATGATGTCCGCCGCCTGATTATCGAGAAGAGCCTCAAGGCCATCCCGCAGGTGATGCAGGAGCTGCACTGGACCACGCCCGATGGCTGCTCCTCGTGCCGCCCGGCGCTGAATTACTACCTGCTCTGCGCCTGGCCGGGGGAATACGAGGACGACCAGAAGAGCCGCTTCGTCAACGAACGCCTCCACGCCAATATCCAGAAGGACGGCACCTATTCGGTCGTCCCGCGCATGTGGGGTGGCCTCACCAACCCGCGCGAGTTGCGCGCGATTGCCGATGTGGTGGAAAAGTACAACGCGCCGATGGTCAAGGTCACCGGCGGCCAGCGGCTCGACATCTTCGGGATCAGGAAAGAGGATTTGCCCGCCGTCTGGGCCGATCTCAATGCCGCCGGGATGGTCTCGGGCCACGCCTATGGCAAGTCCCTGCGCACGGTGAAGACTTGCGTCGGCAGCGAATGGTGTCGCTTCGGCACGCAGGATTCCACCGGCCTCGGCGTAAAGCTGGAGCGCATGACCTGGGGTTCGTGGATGCCGCACAAGTTCAAGATCGCCGTATCGGGCTGCCCGCGCAATTGCGCCGAGGCCACGATCAAGGACTTCGGCGTGGTCTGCGTCGACTCAGGCTACGAACTTCACGTAGGCGGCAATGGCGGGATCAAGGTCCGCGCCACCGACCTCCTGTGCAAGGTGACGACCGAGGCAGAGGCGATGGATGTCTGCGCCGCCTTCATCCAGCTCTACCGCGAACAGGCGCACTACCTTGAACGCACTGCCCCGTGGATCGAGCGGGTGGGCCTCGACCATGTGAAGTCGGGCCTGTTCGACGATCCCGACAGCGTCAAGCGCCTCGCCGCGAGGTTCCGCTATTCGCAGACTTTCTGTCAGGACGACCCCTGGGCCGAGCGCGTGGCGGGCAAGGATGCCGACCTGCACCAGCACCTTGCCGAAGTGCGCCCCCTTTCGATCACGGAGTTCGCAGCATGA